The segment GAGTCACAGTTTCTAATATTGCCTTGGCCAGTTAAGTCATCTCTCTTGGGGATTTATAATTTAGGATCTAGACAGGGTATAGCTGAGTCATGTTACTGATGGTACTCTAGTAAAATGATCCTTGAGTTCCCTTTTCTAAGCTCTCTGTGCTGCGTTGGTACTTAACCTTCCCAAGTGTTTAGTCATTCAACTGACTTTGATCCTGAGaagattgttctttttttctggactTAGCTAGAGATGATTTCTGTAGTTTCAACTAAAATAAATCAAGTCACACATAGAAATGGTGTTAGAGTTACGTGATGGATATATCATGGAGAGCATTCCAAAAGCcaattataattttcctttttgcctCCTGCTTTAATTTCCTCTGCTGGTACTGTATGCCTCTCCCCACCCTGCCGTCTTAACTCAGCCATCACAAACTGCATGCAAACATGCCTGTTGTCTGCACACCTTTTTTTTGCAGCTCAGTTTCATATAGATGCACTTCCAGTACACTTTTGAAATATCATATACATACTTTGTGAATAGTGCATGTCACACTATACTGTTACGGTATGCTTGGCTGGCTCCTCATCAGACAGCAGCTCTTAAGGTCAGGCCCTGAGACATACTCAGCCTGGATTCTTGGTGTCTTGCACGTAGTAGACATGAAATACATTCTTGTTGTATTAATTTTTCCTCACCTTATGTTATTCCCACTTAAGGCCTTTAttactcatttaacaaatacacattgagtatcccttatccaaaatgcttcaaatcagaagtgttttggatttagaatttttttgagttttggAATATTTACTTATACATAGTGAGCTGTTTTGGCGATggaacccaagtctaaacacgaaATTCATGTGTCTTATATACATAGCTGGAAGGTAAttttacacattattttaaatttttcacatgaaacaaagtttgtgttggGTGCTtatgtgtggaattttccacttgtggtgtcatgtcagtgctcaagaagtttcagattttggagttgtctgaattttcagattaggaatgcTTGAACTCTACCTAGTGTGTGTATGTTCTGGAGACCATTCTGCACTCTGAGGATACCTcaggaaaacaaaccaaaatatgtCTGCCTTCTTAGAGCTTACAATCTAGATAGTTAAATTTTCCATCTGcattcttttaaattatgaagTGTGGCTAAAGTAAACTTTAGGCAACATACAGAGTATTGTACGGTAATTTTAAGATTCTATGATATCTCTCAAGTCCTAATACCGTTTTAATAGATAAGTGCCTGTTTCAGTGGGATAATAGAGCTTGTGACTGACAAGGAATCTAATACAGTACTGTGTTGAGTGCCCAGTGAGAActcaagaaaaatgtatttaggaATTTTGAAAAGTGTATGATTTTGGAAACTTACCTGAATGTGCTATATTTCAGTGACTGTGTATAGCAATGACTCTTTGCAATGCTGTGCTGTCATAAtggtgataaaatatttaaaaactcttcAAACATTGGCTTTGTaggctattttataatttttcatattctttttgaaTTTGTAGACACAGCATACTTGGGTTAGTAAAAGTTTGGGTTTTATGAGAACATTTTCAAGCCATTTATCTTGTCATTGACAAGAATAATCTTGTCACTTAACTGTTTCATAGCATGATGTTGGGCATATATATTATTAAAGGCTCTTTGGTCCTTGAAAATTGGTCTGTGGTAGGTTCACATAGCTTAAGTCATATATCTAACAAGAAATATTTGGCTCAGTAAATTTTTAAGAGGGTATactcaaacatggaaatactttcacttTTTAAGCTAGAATATTATTGCCATGTTATTTAAAGTTGAGCTACCAGGTGGGAGAAAAAATTCACCAGATCCTAAAATACTTGTTAGTATTTTGGcatgtttaattttgtatatttttctctgcattttaaaaCCATAGCTATAATATGCACATATCAAGTTTGTACCCCAGGGCATGTTTTCAGAGTAATTATTTCAAGTAACATTATGTGTTGGTATAGTTAGATGAATCATGTTCTCCCTAAAACTTAAGCTTTCTTGTTTCTAGGGTTACTAGACACAGGACCGTGACTACTGTAAGCCTCAATTTTGTTATCATGTGAAGTACCATTATGAGGAGTAAATGAACTAACAGGAGAGAGCCTATTGTGGTATTGGCTCTTAGTGGGTACTTAGGAAATGTTAACTTCTCCTTTCTTTGTTTGCTTAAATTATCTTGGGAGAAGTTGCCCATATGTTATTTGAccctttaaataaaattaaattttatagttCTTTTCCCTTAAATAATCTTAACCTTATAAAACCCAAGAATGTTCCTGTGTAAAAGAACTTGGTTACATGTTTGcttgtatttctttgaaaaatagagttatttatttttatttttttatttttatttttgacagtctcactctgtcacccaggctggagtgcgatggtgcaatctcagctcactgcaacctccgcctcccgggttcaagtgattcttctgcctcagcctccctagtagctgggattacaggtgtccaccaccacgcccagctaatttttgtatttttaatagagacagggtttcaccatgttggccgggctggtctcgaactcctgacctcaggtgatccaccacctcggcctcccaaaaggtgtgagccaccttgtccGGCCTAGAgttatatttttacaaaacagAAGTATGTATGAGAAAATTcgccttttaaaaaagaaaaaatctagcTCTTCACGGTCAGTTTTCTGTAGTAATCTGAGGGCATGCTTTACAAATCTGTTTTGATGAAGGCTGGTTATATTTCCCCATTTGGGGATCCAAATAAAACCATTTCACTGATTGGCTTTCTGTGGGGGTATTTCTATATGGGTATAGGACAAGAATTCTCCATTTAGGTGCACATaatcctgtattttaaaaaaaatcacggaaaaaatttaatgttttactattaatgtttttttttttttgcactttcctaattttttctcactttatttttcagaatgaaACTAGTGATCGAGAAGATGGCCTCCCCAAAGGACATCATGTGACAGACTCTGAGAACGATGAGCCCTTAAATCTTAATGCTAGTGACTCTGAAAGTGAGGAGCTTCACAGGCAAAAGGACAGCGACTCTGAATCTGAGGAACGTGCAGAGCCTCCTGCAAGCGATTCTGAAAATGAGGATGTCAATCAGCATGGGAGCGACTCTGAGAGTGAAGAGACCAGGAAATTACCTGGTAGTGACTCTGAAAATGAGGAACTTCTTAATGGGCATGCAAGTGACTCAGAAAACGAAGATGTTGAGAAGCATCCCGCCAGTGATTCTGAGATTGAGGAGCTCCAGAAGAGTCCTGCTAGTGACTCTGAAACAGAAGATGCTCTAAAACCTCAAATCAGTGACTCTGAGAGTGAGGAACCCCCAAGGCACCAAGCCAGTGACTCCGAAAATGAGGAGCCTCCCAAACCTCGAATGAGTGATTCTGAAAGTGAGGAGCTTCCTAAACCTCAGGTCAGTGATTCAGAAAGTGAGGAACCCCCAAGGCACCAGGCCAGTGACTCTGAAAATGAGGAGCTTCCCAAACCTCGTATCAGTGACTCAGAAAGTGAGGACCCTCCGAGGCACCAGGCCAGTGACTCAGAAAATGAAGAGCTTCCCAAACCCCGAATCAGTGATTCGGAAAGTGAGGATCCCCCAAGGAACCAGGCCAGTGATTCTGAAAATGAGGAGCTACCCAAACCCCGAGTCAGTGACTCTGAGAGTGAGGGGCCTCTGAAGGGGCCTGCCAGTGACTCAGAAACTGAGGATGCGTCCAGACACAAACAGAAGCCAGAGTCAGATGATGACAGCGACAGGGAGAATAAGAGAGAGGATACAGAAATGCAGAATGACTCCTTCCATTCAGACAGCCATATGGACAGAAAAAAGTTTCACAGTTCTGATAGTGAGGAGGAagaacacaaaaagcaaaaaatggacAGTGATGAAGATGAAAAAGAGGGTGAGGAGGAGAAAGTAGCGAAGAGAAAAGCTGCTGTGCTTTCTGATAGTGAAGATGAAGAGAAAGCATGTAAGGAATTACCTTGGGCTGTTTATCAATGGCTTTATTCATTGTCTAAGCTTGTAACTGTGGAACGTTGTATCCTCTTGGTATGTCAGATCTGTGTTCTGTTATTCAGCttaatattctaaaatatcaGTAGGACACTCATTTCCCCTGATTATCATTAGCTAAGCTTAATAGTAAGTTTCCTTTGAGTTCTATTAGCACATATTAATCTCTGACTGCCTCAAAGTGATAAACCACATGTCAATAGGAatataaaatactgtttttttttttttaaactggaagaGGTAATGTTTCAAAGAAATACGTTTACATGAAAACCCCTAACTGTATTAATTGTTAGCTGTGGGTCTCTTTGACACCCAGTTCACTAGATCCCATCCAAAACAGTAACAGCTCCCACAGGTACATCTCTTCATTTGTTAAACATTGTTGAATATTCAGATACAGGGAAGCTTTGAGAGGATTCTATTTAGAGACACCGTCTCTCTCCAGAGTGTTTCAGTCTCTGCTATCTAAGACTCCATTTGCACAGATAGTATtacttgtttacttttttatgaAACTTATCTTTTTTGGAAAAGACATATTTCATTATAACCTCACAGTTCTTATAGGAGAAGGAAAAGGTACCAGACATGCTGTCAATTTGTTAAGGGAGATGAGAAATTTCAAACTGACCAGCAATGATAGAGGAACATGGAGACTATTCCTAGAAAGAAATATGTAGTCCTTTTTAGTTCAGTTACTACTAGGCAACATAGAAAGGATGCCAGTTTTGCCCATCaatctagttttaattttctcgATTTCCCAAAAGGAAAGGTGGCTGCTTTTATATTGATGAtatctttcttcatcttttggCCAGTTTTTCTTAAGCAAAATAACAGATAATTTGTAAGATGACTCTGAATGAGCcgtttagttattttaaaaatcctaaaccATGTGTCAGGAGgccctctgattttattttatttatttatttatttatttatttttgctgtatACTGCCATCTTAAAGCACCTGTTATGCTTAGTAATACAATGCctgtgataaaataaaattaatgatgattttctttttcaacagCAGCAAAGAAGAGTCGTGTTGTCTCTGATGCAGATGACTCTGACAGTGATGCTGTATCAGACAAGTCAGGCAAAAGAGAGAAGACCATAGCATCTGACAGTGAGGAAGAAGCTGGGAAAGAATTGTCtgataagaaaaatgaagagaaggatCTGTTTGGGAGTGACAGTGAGTCAGGCAATGAAGAAGAGTAAGTGACAGTATAACATGAGTTTTCAGGGGTTCTTAATTAGGCAGTAGAGAGGGGTCTGTGTTATAATACAATATGTCCTGCCTAATTGCATGTCTTTGGGGATTTAGTATTTTAGTTCCTGAACTGAACACACTACAACGTGGGTGAATCTCAGAATTCATCTCAGAATTaacatgttaagtgaaagaaagcaaagaggacatatatgattccatttacatgaagttcAGTAGGCAAAATTTATCTGTGGTGTTGGAAGTCAAGGTGGCAGTTGTCTCTAGGATGTTGATATTGGGGACCAGCTAGAAGGGGCCATGAGAGAACTTTCTGGGGAGGCTACATGAGTGTATAGGGTGCTGGTTACATGAgtgtatacatttgttaaaactcattGAACTGAACACTGAAGATCTGCACattttactgtacataaattctatttttaaaaaaatggttccTATGCAAATGAGGATAAAGCAAatgaatgtttttacatttgtctACTTTCTAGAAATCTTATTGCAGACATATTTGGAGAATCTGGtgatgaagaggaagaagaatttacagtaagtataagatggaaatatttcctcCTTGACTGTgcttttttttggtgtttttatggCAGTGATGCCATTATAGATGATTCTAATAAGTAGGAATAAACAATTATGATGTATTCAAGATAAAAATCTAGAAGAGGGATTCAGGAAGTAAAATGAAAGCGTATATACAAAGACATAAAAGGAAGCTAATGGGCAAAATTGAATTAAGGGGGAAGGGACACTTtgagacaaagaaagtcactTTATAATGCTAAAGGGCAAGATTCACAATAATTAGGGAACTTCCAATTTTCACAGTGGCATTCTGGGTGATTTGGACTAACCCCTCTGCCACGCACAACTAGAAAAGCTagacaaaaatatatagaaatctgCTCATTATCTGGGAACAAAGTAGCAAAGAATTACTAAGCCAAGAGAAACCTAAAGTGGTAATTCAGTGTTTAGAAGTGCTTTTTCTGTGGGGGTGTTTGCCTGTCAGGCTGAGAGGCTACTCATATTTTTGACAGCCTCAAGGCTTGGGGACAAAATTTAGAGTTCGGGGCCTATTGAGGTTAGGGGGCTTTGTAAACCCCATACCCTGGATTGAGACTTCAGAGAGCAGCACCATAGGATTCAGGGGGAAATAAAATATCCTTTGCTCAGATTTTAGGCCATCTTTGAATCTTCTGGCAGACTAGAGAATCTCAGTCTCAGAAATAAGATTACAGTGGTTTAAGTTTTTCATATATACAGTATTATAcacaaaaataacattaaaaggtAACAGTAATGATGACAATAGTAATAGACTTAGGGCTCTAGGTATAGGAATTTTAGATACCACCTTAAATATGTTCAGGGAGATAAGAAACAAGATTAAAAATGTCAGAGCAAACAAAAAGGAGAAGGCAAATTTGGAAAAGAACCAAGTAGAAATTTTAGaactataaaaatacagtaactgaaattaaaaactcgATGTACAGGTAGGTACGTGCAAGTAGctggtagtcccagttactcggggggctgaggcttGGGGGtagctggagcccagaagttcgaaaccagccagGGTAAAATAGTGAGGCcctgtttgaaaagaaaaatggggCGGGAGGGGGTGGGGAAAACAGAAAACTTAGTGGATGAGTTTAGCATCAGATTAGACATACTTGAAAATAAGTGAACTGGAAGATAGCTTGGAGAGATCTAGAATGAAGCTTCGAGATATAGTAttatagaagaaaggaaaagatataGACTATACATCGAAAAGTTTTCGCAAAAATTGGAATAATGAAAGGAGAGGGAAAGTTACATGTATAGCAGAAGcagtattttaaaaggaaatgataCCTAAACCATAGATTCTCGAAGTTGTACACATTGCAAGgaagataaacaaaaagaaatctacaCCTAACTACATCATAATAAAACTGCAAGAAACCAACGAAAATAGGAAAGTCTAAAAGCAGccacaagggaaaaaaaatacgTTCAGAAAAGTAATGATTAGACTAACAGCTGACTTCACAACAGAAACAATAGAATCTACTAACTGCAAACtagaattttgttaaatttagcaAAAATACTTTCCAggaatgaagatgaaataagGAGGGAATTAATTAACAGTGTACCAGCTGAAGGAaatacagaaggaaagaaatgcaaGAATGATCTCAGATGGAAGGTTAGAGATGCAGGAGGGAGAAAAGAGCAACAAAAGTATGTGTATAAGTCTAAATGAGTATTGACTAtacaaaatgaaatgtatttaatgtggaatatatataaaattaaaacatgacaGCAGTAAATTGGGAGCATACATGGAATTGAAGTGCTCATAGGCCTTTGCAAATGTGTATGAATGTACATTAGTAAACTGATAAGTTAGGGGGCATGTTGTAGTCTCTAAAGTGACCACTAACAAGACTAAAATGGAATGTGTAATTTCTAAACTAATAGAGGGGGGAAAAGTGGAACAACTAGAACTAATCAGTCGAAAATgagcaggaaaagagaaagaactatAGGACAAGGGACAATTAGAAAGTATTACATGGTAAAATAGTagatttaaattttgataatatcagaaattaaattaaatgtaaatagtaaATATTCCAGTTAAAGGACAACAATTGCCAGACAGGATCTTAAAAACCAGCCATATactgatttcaagagatttgtcTGAAACAGAAGGTAAAGCTGAAAATAAAGGTGTATGAAAAAGGactttgtgtaaacatggaccaAAAGAAAATTGTTGTGGTATCTATAATATTATAAAAGAGGGAGGTAGACATTAAGGCAAAAAAAAGTACTTAAGATAAAAGAGGTCACTTTATATcgataaaaagattttaaaattgcgCCTAATAACATGGCTTTATAGATATATGCacacttaaaaatcaaaaattgatagaactgaaaagagaaatggaCAAATCCATAATCTAAGAGAAATGTAACTGACAGAAGAAGCAGACCGAAAAAACCAGGGAACAGTCTCTATATAATCCACGTATAATCCTCTTTGGCAATTACGAATGTTAAAAATACCTTTCATTTTGTTACTTCTTTTTCGCTTTCTTAATGgagtctttctttaaaaatttttttagaatatCTTAAATTCATTCCGTTAACATGGAGTCTTCTGATGAACAAAAGTGCTTAATTTTAACATAGGATCAAATTTAccaatctttttctttatggtgAAGACTGAATTCTGCCTAAGAATTTTTGCCGGtccccaaggtcatgaagatacaAGTTATCTTCTAGAAGCTTGATTATTCAGTCTTTCACATTTAATTGTATAATTCACCTAGAATTGGTTTCGTATGTGGTATGAGGTAAAAGtcaagatttttttccttatttgaagTATCCAGTTgacccagcaccgtttattgaaaaGATCATCCTTTCCTACTATTCTGTAGTGCCATCTTTGTCATATATCAAGTGTCTGTATATATTTTCCAATCTGTTTGCCGCTCAGAAACTTAAACCCTGCTTAAATAGTTCTtgggtcaaaaaaaaaatcaatacttaTTTTTAACCAATGCAATAGAGAGTGAAGGTAGATGAATTTAGAATCTAATTCAGGACAATAGTGAAATAAGAAagtaaacctgagaaaaatataaaggaagaattcattcaacaaatgtttcagAGACTGGAcactgccttcatggagctcatACTTAGTTAAGCACCATATTGTAAGAATAAGGTATACTTACCTGTTTTGGAAACTTAACATCAACTTGGTTATAGTTTCAGTtcagttagaaaaaaattgtaCTAGGTGAACCATTGAGAAAGCCTCTAAGTATAACACAAAAGGTAGACACTATAAAGAAAAGACAGgccatttcatttacataaaaatgaaaaattggccgggcgcggtggctcacgcctgtaatcccagcactttgggaggccgaggtgggcggctcacaaggttaggagatcgagaccatcctggctaacatggtgaaaccccatctctactaaaaatacaaaaaattagctgggcatggtggcaggcgcctgtagtcccagctactcagaaggctgaggcaggagaatggcatgaacccgggaggtggagcttgcagtgagccgagatcacgccactgcactctggcctgggcgacacagtgagactccgtctcaaaaaaaaaaaaaaagaaaaagaaaaattatgcctGGCAAATATTAGCATAAACAAAATCAGACTGTACAAATGTGGGGATTGTACAGTTCTTGTCACTTGTAGAGGGCTATATCTAATTTTCAAAGAGATTTTACATACTGataagaaaaagatgaacagTCCAGCAAAAAATGTTCAGAGTTCACAGAGAAAGAATGACACATGGCTTTGTAAATGGAAAAAATGCCCAACGTTACCCCCAtagtaagaaaatgcaaataaacctACCCTGAGATTTGTTTTTCCATCCAGAGATTGGTGGGTATCAATGTTTGATATCTTTGCTGTAGTAGTGAGTACTTAGGGAAACAGGAGTCCTCATACTTGCTGGAGAGATAATTGGTATAACCTCTGTGGAATACAGTTTGGCAAGTATTTCGCAATTTCATATACATAAAACTAAATGTGACTAggcaaataagtaaacaaattgtGGTTACAGCCATATTGTGAAATAGTCTAAAGCCTTGAAAAAAATGACAAGACTTAATACTGACATGGATTGGCCTCTagattcttttcttaaatttggaAGATGCAGAGCATTATCCTGTACCCACTCTGAATAGTATGCTTCCGTTTGTGTAATAAGAGAGGATATGAAGTATGTGTAGAAGTGCTTATATAAACAAACTATTTCTGGAAGGAAACACAAGAAACCTAGTAACACTAGTGGCTGGAGAGGGACCTTTTGTTATGTACCTTTTGATATCTATTGAATTTTTGTTCTTTGTGaatgaattactttaaaaatgcaaaatattaagaACACT is part of the Pan paniscus chromosome 13, NHGRI_mPanPan1-v2.0_pri, whole genome shotgun sequence genome and harbors:
- the IWS1 gene encoding protein IWS1 homolog isoform X1 — protein: MITLLPRGSDQDPPEEDDGGATPVQDERDSGSDGEDDVNEQHSGSDTGSVERHSENETSDREDGLPKGHHVTDSENDEPLNLNASDSESEELHRQKDSDSESEERAEPPASDSENEDVNQHGSDSESEETRKLPGSDSENEELLNGHASDSENEDVEKHPASDSEIEELQKSPASDSETEDALKPQISDSESEEPPRHQASDSENEEPPKPRMSDSESEELPKPQVSDSESEEPPRHQASDSENEELPKPRISDSESEDPPRHQASDSENEELPKPRISDSESEDPPRNQASDSENEELPKPRVSDSESEGPLKGPASDSETEDASRHKQKPESDDDSDRENKREDTEMQNDSFHSDSHMDRKKFHSSDSEEEEHKKQKMDSDEDEKEGEEEKVAKRKAAVLSDSEDEEKASAKKSRVVSDADDSDSDAVSDKSGKREKTIASDSEEEAGKELSDKKNEEKDLFGSDSESGNEEENLIADIFGESGDEEEEEFTGFNQEDLEEEKGETQVKEAEDSDSDDNIKRGKHMDFLSDFEMMLQRKKSMSGKRRRNRDGGTFISDADDVVSAMIVKMNEAAEEDRQLNNQKKPALKKLTLLPTVVMHLKKQDLKETFIDSGVMSAIKEWLSPLPDRSLPALKIREELLKILQELPSVSQETLKHSGIGRAVMYLYKHPKESRSNKDMAGKLINEWSRPIFGLTSNYKGMTREEREQRDLEQMPQRRRMNSTGGQTPRRDLEKVLTGEEKALRPGDPGFCARARVPMPSNKDYVVRPKWNVEMESSRVSKWRIGKVDLTCRLLFDSLLHVLITLVALEVCLIQRGLFSVRLSSQTTN
- the IWS1 gene encoding protein IWS1 homolog isoform X4, producing MDSEYYSGDQSDDGGATPVQDERDSGSDGEDDVNEQHSGSDTGSVERHSENETSDREDGLPKGHHVTDSENDEPLNLNASDSESEELHRQKDSDSESEERAEPPASDSENEDVNQHGSDSESEETRKLPGSDSENEELLNGHASDSENEDVEKHPASDSEIEELQKSPASDSETEDALKPQISDSESEEPPRHQASDSENEEPPKPRMSDSESEELPKPQVSDSESEEPPRHQASDSENEELPKPRISDSESEDPPRHQASDSENEELPKPRISDSESEDPPRNQASDSENEELPKPRVSDSESEGPLKGPASDSETEDASRHKQKPESDDDSDRENKREDTEMQNDSFHSDSHMDRKKFHSSDSEEEEHKKQKMDSDEDEKEGEEEKVAKRKAAVLSDSEDEEKASAKKSRVVSDADDSDSDAVSDKSGKREKTIASDSEEEAGKELSDKKNEEKDLFGSDSESGNEEENLIADIFGESGDEEEEEFTGFNQEDLEEEKGETQVKEAEDSDSDDNIKRGKHMDFLSDFEMMLQRKKSMSGKRRRNRDGGTFISDADDVVSAMIVKMNEAAEEDRQLNNQKKPALKKLTLLPTVVMHLKKQDLKETFIDSGVMSAIKEWLSPLPDRSLPALKIREELLKILQELPSVSQETLKHSGIGRAVMYLYKHPKESRSNKDMAGKLINEWSRPIFGLTSNYKGMTREEREQRDLEQMPQRRRMNSTGGQTPRRDLEKVLTGEEKALRPGDPGFCARARVPMPSNKDYVVRPKWNVEMESSRFQATSKKGISRLDKQMRKFTDIRKKSRSAHAVKISIEGNKMPL